The following coding sequences lie in one Anoplolepis gracilipes chromosome 4, ASM4749672v1, whole genome shotgun sequence genomic window:
- the LOC140664415 gene encoding myogenesis-regulating glycosidase-like has protein sequence MRSSIIILLLFAFGALACGEDVEEVDNLNTGIIVPIKNGVLQVNITNRIVILNLTKNDGESMINVLYTKASQQTLSSPFVLQSNCGGSNRLCIKSANVTHTTILASTANEIITIIRAVADPVAELIDCYQFTEGTQWFGGPQHRYQHWPVQHMYYEEEIYLPTHPQNIAFCERYWLSGSGVYIYVNETNPLFLDQNNYRDNYLCLIAKNKAPYRRRNTVELNYQLGVFLDPKTAHQHAVKTHLGKPKSRPNERMIRHPIWSTWARYKANITEKIVESYADEIIANKFNNSQIEIDDNWETCYGSAVFDPTKFRNISGLIRRLKQKGFRVTLWIHPFINRNCEPAYSTALKSSYFVKNLDGNVQMSWWKGVSAATIDFTNPKAVSWWVARLKLLQNLGIDSFKFDAGEVDWLPQVPTLNSPLHMQPGIFTKEYVRTLATNFDDYIEVRIGWRSQEFPIFVRMVDKDSRWTWNNGLPTLITTLLQMNINGYVHVLPDMIGGDGYLNGSLNDTEYPPKELFIRWLQANVFMPSLQYSFTPWDFDNETIAICKKYTDLHADQTSEILNAMQKAITNGTPVNPPIWWVDPTNKEAHKINDEYLLGETILVAPVIEEGAISRDIYFPAGTWLDLNRNIIINGPKWLRNYPAPLDTLPYFKKYQ, from the exons ATGCGttcttctataataatattactgctATTCGCTTTCGGTGCGCTAGCTTGTGGCGAAGATGTTGAGGAAGTCGACAATTTAAATACGGGAATAATTGTTCCCATCAAAAATGGCGTTCTTCAAGTAAACATCACTAATCGCATCGTGATTCTCAATCTTACAAAAAATG ATGGCGAGAGCatgataaatgttttatacacaAAAGCTTCGCAGCAAACGCTATCAAGTCCTTTTGTGCTTCAATCGAATTGTGGCGGCAGTAACAGATTATGCATAAAAAGTGCCAATGTTACGCACACCACCATTCTAGCTAGCACGGCTAACGAGATCATCACTATTATTCGCGCGGTAGCTGATCCTGTCGCCGAGCTTATCGATTGTTACCAGTTCACCGAGGGTACGCAATGGTTCGGTGGGCCACAACACCGCTATCAACATTGGCCCGTGCAACACATGTATTATGAAGAAGAGATATATCTACCAACACATCCTCAAAACATAGCATTCTGCGAGCGTTACTGGTTATCTGGCAGTGGAGTCTATATCTATGTAAATGAGACGAATCCACTGTTCCTCGATCAGAATAATTACCGAGACAATTATCTATGTCTGATCGCAAAGAACAAGGCACCCTATCGACGTCGCAATACCGTCGAGCTCAATTATCAACTAGGTGTTTTCCTGGATCCAAAGACCGCTCATCAGCATGCGGTGAAAACTCATTTGGGTAAACCAAAAAGTCGTCCCAACGAAAGGATGATTCGACATCCTATATGGTCTACCTGGGCCAGATACAAGGCTAACATAACTGAGAAAATTGTGGAGTCTTATGCGGACGAGATTATCGCCAATAAATTCAACAACAGTCAAATTGAAATTGACGACAATTGGGAAACCTGTTATGGCTCCGCCGTGTTTGATCCGACCAAGTTTCGTAATATCAGCGGTCTGATACGGCGATTGAAACAAAAGGGCTTCCGAGTAACTTTATGGATACATCCGTTCATTAACCGAAACTGCGAACCTGCATACTCCACTGCATTAAAAAGTTcatattttgtcaaaaatctTGACGGAAACGTTCAGATGTCGTGGTGGAAAG GCGTAAGCGCCGCTACGATTGATTTCACGAATCCGAAAGCGGTAAGCTGGTGGGTGGCGCGGTTGAAACTCCTTCAGAATCTCGGCATCGATAGCTTCAAATTTGACGCCGGCGAAGTGGACTGGTTGCCGCAGGTGCCGACATTAAATAGCCCACTTCATATGCAACCAGGAATATTCACGAAAGAATACGTTCGAACGCTAGCCACCAATTTCGACGATTATATCGAGGTGCGAATAGGATGGCGTAGTCAAGAATTCCCAATATTCGTTCGCATGGTCGACAAAGACAGCAGGTGGACGTGGAACAATGGTCTGCCCACACTAATCACGACGCTGCTACAGATGAATATCAACGGATATGTCCACGTGCTACCGGACATGATCGGTGGCGATGGCTATCTGAACGGTTCGCTCAATGATACGGAATATCCACCTAAAGAACTCTTCATCAGATGGCTGCAAGCTAACGTCTTCATGCCATCATTGCAATATTCCTTCACACCGTGGGATTTCGACAATGAA aCCATCGCCATTTGCAAGAAATATACCGATTTGCATGCTGATCAAACGTCAGAAATTCTAAATGCTATGCAGAAGGCTATCACTAATGGTACGCCCGTAAATCCACCTATCTGGTGGGTCGATCCAACCAATAAGGAAGCTCACAAAATTAATGACG AATATCTTCTGGGAGAGACTATATTGGTTGCTCCAGTAATTGAAGAAGGTGCCATCAGTCGCGATATCTATTTTCCTGCAGGAACATGGCTTGATCTAAATCGAAACATAATCATCAATGGTCCGAAATGGCTGAGAAACTATCCTGCTCCTTTAGACACACTTCCGTACTTcaagaaatatcaataa
- the LOC140664413 gene encoding myogenesis-regulating glycosidase-like: MMRSSIILLLLYAFGALASGNDVEEVDNLLAGIIFPIKNGVLQVSITNRIVILNITKNDGESMINVLHTLTSPQTLSSPFVIQPNCDDSNRLCIKSANVTHTTILASAAHEIITVTREVADPTAELVDCYQFTEGTQWFGGPEYRYQHWPVQHMYYEEEPYVPTHPENMALAERYWLSGSGVNIYVNETNPLFLDQNNYRDNSICLIAKNKAPYRHRDTVQLNYELGVFLDPKSAHQHAVKTHLGKPTGHPDERMIQHPIWSTWARYKANITEELVESFADEIIANKFNNSQIEIDDNWETCYGSAVFNPIKFPNIRALLQRLKQKGFRVTLWIHPFINRNCEPAYSTALNNSYFVKNLDGSVQMSWWQGEDSATIDFTNPKAVSWWVARLKLLENLGIDSFKFDAGEGDWLPQLPILNSPLDIQPGIFTKEYVQTLATNFNNLIEVRVGWRSQELPIFVRMIDKDSRWTWDNGLPTLITTLLQMNLNGYVHVLPDMIGGNGYLDGSLNGTEYPPKELFIRWLQANVFMPSLQYSFVPWDFDNETIAICKKYTDLHADQTSEILNAMQQAITNGTPINPPIWWVDPTNKEAHKINDEYLLGETILVAPVIEEGAISRDIYFPAGRWHDLNRNTIIDGPRWLRNYPAPLDTLPYFKKY, translated from the exons A tgATGCGTTCTtccataatattattgttgctATACGCTTTCGGTGCGCTAGCTTCTGGCAACGATGTTGAGGAAGTCGACAATTTACTTGCAGGAATAATCTTTCCCATTAAAAATGGTGTTCTTCAAGTAAGCATCACTAATCGCATCGTGATTctcaatattacaaaaaatg ATGGCGAGAGCATGATAAATGTTCTACATACATTGACTTCGCCACAAACGCTATCAAGTCCTTTTGTAATTCAACCAAATTGTGACGACAGTAACAGATTATGCATAAAAAGTGCCAATGTTACGCACACCACCATTCTAGCTAGCGCGGCTCACGAGATCATTACTGTTACTCGCGAGGTAGCTGATCCTACCGCCGAGCTTGTCGATTGTTACCAATTCACCGAGGGTACGCAATGGTTCGGTGGACCAGAATACCGCTATCAACATTGGCCCGTGCAACACATGTACTATGAGGAAGAGCCATATGTACCAACACATCCTGAGAACATGGCATTGGCCGAGCGTTACTGGTTATCCGGCAGTGGAGTCAATATCTATGTGAATGAGACAAATCCACTGTTTCTCGATCAAAACAATTACCGAGACAATTCCATATGTCTGATTGCAAAGAACAAGGCACCCTATCGACATCGCGATACAGTCCAGCTCAACTATGAACTAGGTGTTTTTCTGGATCCGAAGAGCGCTCATCAGCATGCGGTGAAAACTCATTTGGGTAAACCAACAGGTCATCCCGACGAAAGGATGATTCAACATCCTATATGGTCTACGTGGGCCAGATACAAGGCTAACATAACCGAGGAACTTGTCGAGTCTTTTGCGGACGAGATTATCGCCAATAAATTCAACAACAGTCAAATTGAAATTGACGACAATTGGGAAACCTGTTACGGCTCCGCCGTGTTTAATCCGATCAAGTTTCCCAATATCAGGGCTCTGTTACAACGATTGAAACAAAAGGGCTTCCGGGTCACTTTATGGATACATCCGTTTATCAACCGAAACTGCGAACCCGCATACTCCACTGCATTAAACAACtcgtattttgttaaaaatcttGACGGAAGTGTTCAGATGTCGTGGTGGCAAG GTGAAGACTCTGCTACAATTGATTTCACGAATCCGAAAGCGGTAAGCTGGTGGGTGGCGCGGTTGAAACTCCTTGAGAATCTCGGCATTGATAGCTTCAAATTTGACGCCGGCGAAGGGGACTGGTTGCCGCAGCTACCGATATTAAACAGCCCACTTGATATACAGCCGGGAATATTCACAAAAGAATACGTTCAAACGCTAGCCACcaatttcaacaatttaatcgAGGTGCGAGTAGGATGGCGTAGTCAAGAATTACCAATATTCGTTCGCATGATCGACAAAGACAGTAGATGGACGTGGGATAATGGTCTCCCCACGCTAATCACGACGCTGCTACAGATGAATCTCAACGGTTATGTCCACGTGCTACCGGACATGATCGGTGGCAATGGCTATCTGGACGGTTCGCTCAATGGCACGGAATATCCGCCTAAAGAACTCTTCATCAGATGGCTGCAAGCTAACGTCTTCATGCCATCGTTGCAATATTCCTTCGTACCGTGGGATTTCGACAATGAA aCTATTGCCATTTGCAAGAAATATACTGATTTGCATGCTGATCAAACATCAGAGATTCTAAACGCTATGCAGCAGGCTATTACCAACGGTACACCCATAAATCCACCTATCTGGTGGGTCGATCCAACCAATAAGGAAgctcataaaattaatgacg AATATCTCCTTGGAGAGACTATATTGGTTGCACCGGTAATT